The Dysidea avara chromosome 13, odDysAvar1.4, whole genome shotgun sequence genome includes a region encoding these proteins:
- the LOC136242084 gene encoding aminoacylase-1-like yields the protein MSDPKRPCLEEDVAITTFRRYLRINTSHPNPDYASAVTFLKEMAREIGLGCDVVELSSGLPVVVMSWMGSDPSLQAILFNSHMDVVPVFPDHWTHPPFDAVKTDNGDIIARGTQDMKSCGIWYIEAIRRLKSEGKSFKRNIFITFVPDEELGGSNGMKLFVQLEYFKKLNVGFALDEGVANPTENFWVFSGERTVWWVEVTCTGNTGHGSAFIKDTAMEKLYKIMTSALEFRKSEEKRLEADPSLTLGDVTTININQIQGGVQPNVIPSEMKIIMDIRVSPHRDIIAFKELLNSWVTEAGEGCSYRFVQYNDVIGLSPTDDGNLWWRTFSSTLTAMGEKFIVSVFQGGTDIRFLRMLGIPSLGFSPMNHTPKLLHDHDEFLNEKIFLRGVEIYCELIPALASC from the exons ATGTCTGATCCGAAAAGGCCGTGTTTAGAAGAAGACGTAGCAATCACTACGTTTCGTCGTTACCTTCGCATCAACACTTCACATCCCAACCCTGACTATG CATCTGCAGTGACATTTCTTAAGGAGATGGCACGTGAAATCGGATTAGGATGTGATGTAGTggag TTATCCAGCGGACTACCAGTAGTAGTGATGTCATGGATGGGTAGTGACCCATCACTACAAGCTATCCTGTTCAACTCTCACATGGATGTTGTACCAGTGTTCCCT GATCATTGGACTCATCCACCGTTTGATGCAGTCAAGACTGATAATGGTGACATCATTGCCCGAGGAACACAAGACATGAAGAGTTGTGGCATCTG GTATATCGAGGCCATCCGACGACTCAAGTCTGAAGGGAAGAGTTTTAAAAGAAACATATTTATCACGTTTGTACCAG ATGAAGAATTGGGTGGATCTAATGGAATGAAATTATTTGTGCAGCTGGAATACTTTAAGAAGCTCAATGTAGGATTTGCATTAGATGAAG GTGTGGCTAATCCTACAGAGAATTTCTGGGTGTTCAGTGGAGAGAGAACTGTTTGGT GGGTAGAGGTGACATGTACCGGTAACACTGGTCATGGGTCTGCTTTTATTAAGGACACTGCCATGGAAAAACTT TATAAGATCATGACATCTGCTCTTGAATTCCGTAAAAGTGAAGAGAAAag GTTGGAAGCTGATCCTTCACTGACTTTAGGAGATGTCACTACCATCAATATTAACCAAATACAG GGAGGAGTTCAACCAAATGTGATACCATCAGAGATGAAAATAA TTATGGATATCCGTGTATCACCACATCGTGACATCATTGCATTCAAAGAGCTACTCAATAGCTGGGTGACAGAGGCAGGTGAAGGATGCTCCTACAGATTTGTACAA TACAATGATGTTATTGGCTTGTCACCAACTGATGATGGTAACTTATGGTGGAGGACCTTCTCTTCTACACTAACAGCCAT GGGAGAGAAATTCATTGTCAGTGTGTTCCAAGGTGGTACTGACATCAGATTCTTAAGAATG CTGGGAATACCATCACTGGGGTTTTCCCCTATGAACCACACCCCCAAATTGTTACATGATCATGACGAGTTTCTGAACGAGAAGATTTTCCTACGAGGTGTGGAAATTTATTGTGAACTGATCCCAGCATTAGCTAGTTGCTAA
- the LOC136242085 gene encoding acyl-coenzyme A thioesterase 13-like: MAATRTFKSAGKFMRYFENRQGFYSVLDKVKVLSAGDGKCTCEMEISDEHLNAGETLHGGLTATLVDTISTLAITTTECPPGMSTDINVTYMRPAKKGDTISIVAECLKVGRTMAFVNVDIFNKSNGNKLIAQGRHTKLF, translated from the exons ATGGCGGCCACGAGAACTTTTAAATCGGCTGGAAAATTTATGCGGTACTTCGAAAACCGACAAGGATTTTATAGCGTATTAGACAAG GTTAAAGTGTTGTCAGCTGGAGATGGCAAGTGCACATGTGAGATGGAGATATCAGATGAACACCTCAATGCTGGGGAAACACTACATGGAGGCCTCACTGCTACCCTAGTGGACACCATATCAACACTGGCTATTACTACCACTGAATGCCCTCCAGGAATGAGCACCGATATTAATGTCAC GTACATGAGACCAGCCAAAAAAGGTGATACAATATCTATTGTTGCCGAGTGTTTGAAGGTTGGCAGGACGATGGCCTTTGTTAATGTGGACATTTTTAACAAATCAAATGGAAACAAACTAATTGCTCAGGGCAGGCACACAAAACTTTTTTGA
- the LOC136242086 gene encoding acyl-coenzyme A thioesterase 13-like, which translates to MASLQAARNLLRYFTGTKGFDSVLKQVKVLSAGDGKCTCEMEISDEHLNAGETLHGGLTATLVDSISTLAITTTENPPGMSTDINVTYMRPAKKGDTISIVAECLKVGRTMAFVNVDIFNKSNGNKLIAQGRHTKLL; encoded by the exons ATGGCTTCGCTCCAGGCGGCGAGAAATCTGCTTCGATACTTCACTGGTACAAAAGGTTTTGACTCAGTTTTAAAACAA GTTAAAGTGTTGTCAGCTGGAGATGGCAAGTGCACGTGTGAGATGGAGATATCAGATGAACACCTTAATGCTGGGGAGACACTACATGGAGGCCTCACTGCTACCCTAGTGGACAGCATATCAACACTGGCTATTACCACCACTGAGAACCCTCCAGGAATGAGCACTGATATTAATGTCAC GTACATGAGACCAGCCAAAAAAGGTGATACAATATCTATTGTTGCCGAGTGTTTGAAGGTTGGCAGGACAATGGCCTTTGTTAATGTGGACATTTTTAACAAGTCGAATGGAAACAAACTAATTGCTCAGGGCAGGCACACTAAACTGTTGTGA
- the LOC136242088 gene encoding acyl-coenzyme A thioesterase 13-like, with the protein MAVRSVERFLQFAKEGRGFYKSLNQMHVVSAEAGRCSCELKLSDEHLNSKNTLHGGLTATLIDAVSSMAVATTHKAPGFTTDLNITYMRPAKKGDTISIVAECLKVGNAMAFVSVNILNKSDEDKLIAQGRHTAKL; encoded by the exons ATGGCAGTTAGATCAGTTGAAAGATTCTTGCAGTTTGCAAAAGAAGGCAGAGGATTTTATAAATCGCTTAATCAG ATGCATGTAGTATCTGCTGAAGCAGGAAGGTGTTCCTGTGAATTAAAACTATCAGATGAACATCTTAATAGTAAGAACACACTTCATGGTGGACTGACTGCTACTCTAATTGATGCTGTATCTTCAATGGCTGTGGCCACCACCCATAAGGCACCAGGCTTTACCACTGATCTCAACATCAC GTACATGAGACCAGCCAAGAAAGGTGATACAATATCTATTGTTGCTGAGTGTTTGAAAGTTGGGAATGCAATGGCGTTTGTCAGTGTGAACATTTTAAACAAGAGTGATGAAGACAAACTAATTGCTCAAGGCAGGCATACAGCAAAGCTGTAG